A section of the Pseudomonas fluorescens genome encodes:
- the sctL gene encoding type III secretion system stator protein SctL, giving the protein MLARRKITLCADAQRPPQALIPRETLADYVQADQLLSRARAQANEILNLAKEQSEAHLHKLSLEFWQRADAQLNRWKIDRQQMCDDLEQHATSIAIQAIRLLLDDTPDSRRLAAMIKQLLASLVPEVNATLFCHPHEIEEAKRCLARHGATAWRLLPDETLKPQTLVLKTDEGDYYISWSSMLEALSTLRPSL; this is encoded by the coding sequence ATGCTGGCCCGACGCAAAATCACCCTGTGTGCGGACGCCCAAAGGCCGCCGCAAGCCCTGATCCCAAGGGAAACCCTTGCCGATTATGTCCAGGCCGACCAGTTGCTGAGCCGCGCCCGGGCCCAAGCAAATGAAATACTGAACCTGGCTAAAGAGCAATCCGAGGCGCACTTGCACAAGCTTTCCCTTGAGTTCTGGCAACGCGCCGATGCTCAACTGAACCGCTGGAAAATCGACCGGCAGCAGATGTGTGACGATCTTGAACAGCACGCAACCTCAATCGCCATCCAGGCCATTCGCTTATTGCTTGACGACACGCCGGATTCCAGACGCCTGGCTGCCATGATCAAACAACTGCTGGCAAGCCTGGTCCCCGAGGTCAACGCGACGCTATTTTGCCATCCGCATGAAATTGAAGAAGCAAAACGCTGTCTTGCCCGCCATGGCGCCACGGCCTGGCGCCTGCTGCCTGACGAAACGCTCAAGCCTCAAACACTCGTACTTAAAACAGACGAAGGCGACTATTACATCAGTTGGAGTTCGATGCTCGAAGCACTTTCAACCCTAAGACCCAGCCTCTGA
- the sctJ gene encoding type III secretion system inner membrane ring lipoprotein SctJ has translation MNRFLPIAFFLSLTFILSGCSDRVELHRKLSEQEANEVIAELADKHIRAQKVPAKDGVVVVVDAIDIGRAVRTLDAAGLPRTARTTLGETFRKEGVISTPLEERARYIYALSQELEATLSKIDGVIVARVHVVLPERIAPGEPIQPASASVFIKHDPRLDPDNIRARVRRLVASSIPGMTSAEENPQKLTVIFVPATTYQEQQRLVYFGPFLVPGENLGFWRSSVSLSLLGLMLAVATLLFLRYRQQQQRTLPPEQPAARSHDT, from the coding sequence ATGAACCGCTTCTTGCCCATCGCGTTTTTTTTATCTCTGACGTTTATTCTGAGCGGCTGTAGTGACCGTGTTGAACTCCATCGCAAACTCTCCGAACAAGAGGCCAATGAAGTTATTGCGGAACTGGCAGACAAACATATCCGCGCCCAGAAAGTCCCCGCAAAAGATGGCGTTGTAGTGGTTGTCGATGCAATCGACATTGGCCGTGCCGTACGTACGCTGGACGCTGCCGGCCTGCCTCGAACCGCCCGCACCACGCTAGGCGAGACGTTTCGTAAAGAAGGTGTTATCTCAACACCCCTGGAAGAGCGAGCCCGCTACATCTATGCGTTGTCCCAGGAGCTTGAGGCCACTCTATCTAAGATAGATGGGGTGATTGTCGCGCGCGTACACGTTGTACTGCCCGAGCGCATCGCACCGGGAGAACCGATCCAGCCCGCATCGGCTTCAGTGTTCATCAAGCACGATCCGCGCCTTGATCCCGACAATATCCGTGCACGTGTCCGTCGACTGGTAGCGAGCAGTATTCCCGGCATGACCAGTGCGGAAGAAAACCCGCAGAAACTCACGGTGATATTCGTACCCGCCACTACGTATCAGGAGCAACAACGCCTGGTCTATTTCGGGCCTTTCCTGGTGCCTGGGGAGAACCTCGGCTTTTGGCGCTCAAGCGTTTCATTATCGTTACTGGGACTGATGCTGGCAGTAGCCACCCTACTGTTCTTGCGCTACCGCCAACAACAGCAACGAACGCTCCCCCCTGAGCAACCCGCCGCGCGTTCCCATGACACCTAG